The Apodemus sylvaticus chromosome 5, mApoSyl1.1, whole genome shotgun sequence genome has a segment encoding these proteins:
- the LOC127684384 gene encoding olfactory receptor 4C15-like, whose product MKIMQNQSFVTEFIILGLSQNPKIEKILFFVLLLVYLATIGGNMIIVVTIIYSPALLGSPMYFFLAFLSFLDLCVSSTVTPKMIVDFFYEKKTISFGCCMTQLFSVHFFSGTEMIVLAAMAYDRYVAICKPLHYSSILTRRLCSILIAISWAGGFLHSIIQIIFTLQLPLCGPNVIDHYTCDLFPLLKLACTDTHIFVLLVFANSGAICIIIFSLLLISYGVILFSLRAQSSEGRWKALSTCGAHITVVVLFLVPCILIYARDTSAFSFEKDTLLFVNVLTPLLNPMVYTFRNKEMLNAIRKMWKRLKLTFVRF is encoded by the coding sequence ATGAAAATTATGCAAAACCAGAGTTTTGTTACTGAGTTCATAATCTTGGGACTGTCTCAGAAcccaaaaattgaaaaaatactgTTTTTTGTACTTTTATTGGTTTATCTTGCAACTATTGGGGGCAACATGATAATTGTGGTGACCATCATCTATAGCCCTGCACTGCTGGGCTCCCCCATGTATTTCTTCTTGGCATTCTTGTCCTTCCTGGATCTATGTGTCTCTTCCACTGTCACACCTAAGATGATTGTAGACTTTTTCTATGAGAAGAAGACAATCTCTTTTGGATGCTGCATGACACAACTGTTTTCAGTCCATTTCTTCTCAGGGACAGAAATGATTGTCCTAGCagccatggcctatgaccgctacgTGGCTATTTGCAAGCCCTTGCACTATTCATCCATCCTTACCCGGAGGCTCTGTAGCATTTTGATAGCAATATCCTGGGCAGGGGGCTTCTTACACTCCATCATACAAATTATATTCACATTGCAGTTGCCTTTGTGTGGACCTAATGTCATTGATCATTACACATGTGACTTGTTTCCATTGCTGAAACTTGCCTGCACTGACACTCATatatttgttcttttggtttttgcaAACAGTGGTGCTATCTGCATCATTATCTTCTCCTTGTTGCTTATTTCCTATGGGGTCATTTTGTTCTCTCTGAGAGCCCAGAGTTCTGAAGGTCGATGGAAAGCTCTTTCCACCTGTGGAGCCCACATTACTGTTGTGGTTTTGTTCCTTGTTCCATGCATATTGATATATGCACGAGATACatctgcattctcctttgagaaaGACACACTTTTATTTGTCAATGTCCTGACACCATTGCTAAATCCTATGGTTTACACTTTCAGAAATAAGGAAATGTTAAATGCCATCAGAAAAATGTGGAAGAGACTTAAATTGACTTTTGTTagattttaa